One segment of Alistipes finegoldii DSM 17242 DNA contains the following:
- the nth gene encoding endonuclease III — protein sequence MTTKQRYDGVIAWFSEHMPVAESELHYTDPYQLLVAVILSAQCTDKRVNMTTPALFEAFPTPFDMAAATAEDIYPYIKSISYPNNKARNLAGMARMLCSEFGGEVPSDLQQMQRLPGVGRKTANVLGAVLWQKEVMPVDTHVFRVSNRIGLTTNSKTPLQTELTLEKNIPPHLLPVAHHWLILHGRYVCTARAPKCGECGIAVWCRKYAADHKAPKG from the coding sequence ATGACGACCAAACAACGTTACGACGGCGTAATCGCATGGTTCTCGGAGCATATGCCCGTGGCCGAGAGCGAACTGCACTACACCGACCCCTACCAGCTGCTGGTGGCGGTGATCCTTTCGGCGCAGTGCACCGACAAACGGGTCAACATGACCACTCCCGCGCTGTTCGAGGCGTTTCCTACGCCCTTCGATATGGCCGCGGCCACGGCCGAGGATATTTACCCCTATATCAAGAGCATCTCCTATCCCAACAACAAGGCCCGCAACCTCGCGGGCATGGCCCGCATGCTCTGTTCGGAGTTCGGCGGCGAGGTGCCGAGCGATCTGCAGCAGATGCAGCGCCTGCCGGGCGTGGGCCGCAAGACGGCCAACGTGCTGGGCGCGGTGTTGTGGCAGAAGGAGGTGATGCCGGTCGATACGCACGTCTTCCGCGTCTCGAACCGCATCGGCCTGACAACCAACTCCAAAACGCCCCTTCAGACCGAGCTGACACTCGAAAAGAACATTCCGCCGCACCTGCTGCCGGTGGCCCATCACTGGCTCATTCTCCACGGCCGCTATGTCTGCACGGCCCGCGCCCCGAAGTGCGGCGAGTGCGGCATCGCCGTGTGGTGCCGCAAATACGCCGCCGACCATAAGGCCCCGAAGGGCTGA
- a CDS encoding LysR family transcriptional regulator — MDDFRLKVFITAARTLSFTRTAERLFISQPAVSKHIGELESQYKVQLFMRRGSRLELTGAGETLLACAERLADDYRRMQYEMSLCADAPVGELRLGASTTIAQYLLPPILARFTTRFPGVRVAMMSGNSDQVEQALGGHGIDLGMVESLSRRQGLHYTVFAPDELVLVARTGGPYSRTESITADELREIPLVLREGGSGTLEVIKAALGRAGIRIPQLNVVMRLGSTEGIKAFVRNSDAMAIVSVISVVDELRSGVLRIIDLEDLPLRRDFAFVHVEAEPSALVRQFIEFARADR; from the coding sequence ATGGACGATTTCCGACTCAAAGTCTTCATTACGGCGGCCCGGACGCTCAGCTTCACCCGGACGGCCGAACGGCTTTTCATCTCGCAGCCCGCCGTCAGCAAACACATCGGCGAGTTGGAATCCCAATATAAGGTACAGCTTTTCATGCGCCGCGGCAGCCGTCTCGAACTGACCGGGGCCGGGGAGACCCTGCTCGCCTGCGCCGAACGGCTGGCCGACGACTACCGCCGCATGCAGTACGAAATGAGTCTCTGCGCCGACGCTCCCGTGGGCGAATTGCGGCTGGGGGCCAGCACGACCATCGCCCAATACCTCCTGCCGCCGATTCTGGCCAGATTTACGACGCGCTTTCCGGGCGTTCGGGTCGCGATGATGTCGGGCAACAGCGATCAGGTCGAGCAGGCGCTCGGCGGGCACGGCATCGACTTGGGAATGGTCGAGAGCCTGAGCCGCCGTCAGGGGCTGCACTATACGGTTTTCGCTCCCGACGAGCTGGTGCTGGTGGCCCGCACGGGCGGTCCCTATTCGCGGACCGAGTCGATAACGGCCGATGAGCTGCGCGAAATTCCGCTCGTGTTGCGCGAGGGCGGATCGGGAACGCTCGAAGTCATCAAGGCGGCGCTGGGACGCGCGGGCATCCGCATTCCGCAGCTCAACGTGGTCATGCGGCTGGGCTCGACCGAGGGGATCAAGGCTTTCGTCCGCAACAGCGACGCCATGGCCATCGTTTCGGTGATCTCGGTCGTGGACGAGCTGCGCAGCGGCGTGCTGCGGATCATCGACCTCGAAGACCTTCCCCTGCGGCGCGATTTCGCGTTCGTGCACGTCGAAGCCGAGCCGTCGGCTCTCGTCCGGCAGTTCATCGAGTTCGCAAGGGCCGACCGTTGA
- a CDS encoding glycosyltransferase yields METSPPLISVCMTTYNHAPYLRQAVESVLSQQTSFDFELVLGEDCSTDLTAEICREYAAKYPGRVRLVTGARNVGWRANYRRTFDACRGKYVAYCDGDDWWTDPCKLQMQADLMESDPGCGMCYTGADEYWQAEGTLKSDPDRHYTDFEQMLLGISVPNCTALARRELIAAYYAEICPEEHPEWLTDDWPMWLWFACRSRIRFIDRVTAVHRRMVGSVSHGDSYRGRLASRDSAMETSLWFDERFTASRNRFRILRRRHVVGLWLLSWKGAGVGEYLARWWADLRRTPRLVFCPEGAIFLVKKILFRRKKQHL; encoded by the coding sequence ATGGAAACTTCCCCCCCCCTCATTTCAGTCTGCATGACCACCTATAACCACGCGCCCTACCTGCGTCAGGCCGTCGAGAGCGTGCTCAGCCAGCAGACCTCGTTCGACTTCGAACTGGTGCTGGGCGAGGATTGCAGCACGGACCTGACGGCGGAGATCTGCCGCGAATACGCCGCGAAATACCCCGGCCGCGTGCGGCTGGTGACGGGCGCCCGCAATGTCGGCTGGCGGGCCAACTACCGCCGCACGTTCGATGCCTGCCGCGGGAAATACGTGGCCTACTGCGACGGAGACGACTGGTGGACCGACCCCTGCAAGCTGCAGATGCAGGCCGATCTGATGGAGTCCGATCCCGGTTGCGGCATGTGTTATACGGGCGCCGACGAATACTGGCAGGCGGAAGGGACCTTGAAATCCGATCCCGACCGGCACTATACCGATTTCGAGCAGATGCTGCTCGGCATTTCGGTCCCCAACTGCACGGCGCTGGCCCGCCGTGAGCTGATCGCGGCCTACTATGCCGAGATCTGCCCTGAGGAGCATCCCGAATGGCTGACCGACGACTGGCCCATGTGGCTGTGGTTCGCCTGCCGTTCCCGAATACGCTTCATAGACCGCGTGACGGCCGTGCACCGGCGCATGGTCGGGAGCGTGAGCCACGGAGATTCCTACAGGGGACGCCTTGCGAGCCGCGATTCGGCGATGGAGACCAGCCTCTGGTTCGACGAACGCTTCACGGCTTCGCGCAACCGCTTCCGCATTCTGCGCCGCCGTCATGTGGTGGGACTCTGGCTGCTCTCGTGGAAAGGGGCGGGAGTCGGCGAATACCTCGCGCGCTGGTGGGCCGATCTGCGGCGGACGCCGCGGCTCGTCTTCTGCCCGGAGGGGGCTATTTTTCTGGTGAAGAAAATTCTTTTTCGACGTAAAAAACAGCATTTATGA
- a CDS encoding ABC-F family ATP-binding cassette domain-containing protein → MACCLQVENLTKSFGDLVLFENISFAIEDGRRVALVAKNGTGKTTLLNIIAGREDHDGGEVVPRRDLRIAYLEQSPVYPAEMTVLEACFHSENPALKAIAEYERAIEEPSGEGLQEAMARMDALEAWDYEQRAKRILSRLKIRDFGQRVGTLSGGQLKRVALANVLISESDLLILDEPTNHLDTDMTEWLEEYLTASGAGLLMVTHDRYFLDKVCSDILEIEDRQLYHYAGNYSYYLEKKQERETAQAARRESETNLYRRELEWMRRQPQARATKARSRIDAFHELEARLQSTRSRGEVRLDVKASRIGTKIFEAKEVGKRFGELVLLDKFNYNFTRYEKLGIVGDNGCGKSTFLKLLTGIERPDSGTIEVGETVRFGYYSQQGLEFDEGKRVIDVVTEIAEQIDLGDGRRMSASQFLQHFLFTPETQYSFVARLSGGERRRLYLCTVLMRNPNFLILDEPTNDLDIVTLGILEEYLRAFKGCVIVVSHDRYFVDKVADHLLVFCGGGEIKDFTGTYSEYVAWKREYEAARHAQEAQARPKPQAVRTQAADGAPRKLSYNEKRELETLEREIPALEAEKAALEESLSSGSLGVDELTAQSQRIAELIGLIDEKTMRWLLLSER, encoded by the coding sequence ATGGCTTGTTGTCTTCAGGTGGAGAACCTGACCAAATCGTTCGGCGATCTGGTACTCTTCGAAAATATATCGTTTGCGATCGAGGACGGGCGGCGCGTGGCCCTCGTCGCCAAGAACGGCACCGGAAAAACCACGCTCCTGAACATCATAGCGGGGCGTGAGGATCACGACGGCGGGGAGGTCGTACCCCGCCGCGATCTGAGGATCGCCTACCTCGAACAGAGTCCGGTCTATCCGGCGGAGATGACGGTGCTGGAGGCCTGCTTCCACTCGGAAAATCCGGCGCTGAAGGCCATCGCCGAATACGAACGGGCGATCGAAGAGCCGTCGGGCGAAGGATTGCAGGAGGCGATGGCCCGCATGGACGCGCTCGAAGCGTGGGACTATGAACAGCGGGCCAAGCGGATTCTGTCGCGGCTGAAGATCCGCGACTTCGGACAGCGGGTCGGGACCCTTTCGGGCGGACAGCTCAAGCGCGTGGCGCTGGCCAACGTGCTGATAAGCGAGTCGGACCTGCTGATCCTCGACGAGCCGACCAACCACCTCGACACCGATATGACCGAGTGGCTCGAAGAGTATCTCACGGCAAGCGGCGCGGGGCTGCTGATGGTGACGCACGACCGCTACTTTCTGGACAAGGTGTGCAGCGACATCCTCGAAATCGAGGACCGGCAGCTATACCACTACGCGGGCAACTACTCCTATTATCTGGAGAAGAAGCAGGAGCGCGAGACGGCGCAGGCGGCCCGGCGGGAGAGCGAGACGAATCTCTACCGCCGCGAGCTGGAGTGGATGCGCCGCCAGCCGCAGGCGCGGGCGACGAAGGCCCGGTCGCGCATCGACGCCTTTCACGAGCTGGAAGCGCGCCTGCAATCGACGCGCAGCCGCGGCGAAGTGCGGCTCGACGTCAAGGCGTCGCGGATCGGGACCAAGATATTCGAAGCCAAGGAGGTCGGCAAACGGTTCGGCGAGCTGGTGCTCCTCGACAAATTCAACTACAACTTCACCCGCTACGAGAAACTGGGGATCGTGGGCGACAACGGCTGCGGGAAATCGACGTTCCTCAAACTGCTGACGGGGATCGAACGCCCTGACAGCGGGACGATCGAGGTCGGCGAGACGGTCCGCTTCGGCTATTACAGCCAGCAGGGGCTGGAGTTCGACGAGGGGAAGCGGGTGATCGACGTGGTGACCGAAATCGCCGAACAGATCGACTTGGGCGACGGACGGCGCATGAGCGCGTCGCAGTTCCTGCAGCACTTCCTCTTCACGCCCGAAACACAGTACAGCTTCGTGGCGCGGCTCAGCGGCGGCGAACGGCGGCGGCTGTATCTCTGCACGGTGCTGATGCGCAACCCCAATTTCCTGATTCTGGACGAGCCGACGAACGATCTGGACATCGTGACGCTCGGCATTCTGGAGGAGTATCTGCGCGCATTCAAGGGGTGTGTGATCGTAGTGTCGCACGACCGCTATTTCGTAGACAAGGTGGCCGACCACCTGCTGGTCTTCTGCGGCGGGGGCGAGATCAAGGATTTCACGGGCACCTACTCGGAATACGTGGCGTGGAAACGCGAATACGAAGCCGCACGCCACGCGCAGGAGGCGCAGGCGCGGCCCAAACCGCAGGCGGTGCGGACGCAGGCGGCGGACGGCGCGCCGCGCAAACTCTCGTACAACGAAAAGCGCGAGCTGGAGACGCTGGAGCGGGAGATTCCGGCGCTGGAAGCCGAAAAAGCGGCACTGGAGGAGTCGCTTTCGTCGGGTTCGCTCGGAGTGGACGAGCTGACGGCCCAGTCGCAGCGCATCGCGGAGCTGATCGGGCTGATCGACGAAAAGACGATGCGTTGGCTCCTTCTGAGCGAGCGGTAG
- a CDS encoding DHH family phosphoesterase has product MELSKERLERLRELLAPAHQQIVIVSHTNPDGDAVGSSLAWAEALRSMGHEVTCVVPNKYPYFLDWMQGIEEVVVFKNDTEGRAARAIADADILFCLDFNAVSRLEILSETIGANTTARRVLIDHHLSPDEGFDLSFSHPDSSSTCFLVYSIVEALFGAQAVTRRMAEALYVGIMTDTGNFAYSFLTPELFRAVAVLVGTGISIPDIHNNVYNAYTEGRARLFGYAINRKMEIIQDGTVAYMSLLENEMRRFQFQQGDSEGFVNYALTVKKMKMSAMFLAHRKFIRVSLRSRGDVDVNLFARKYFNGGGHKNAAGGKSFVSMQETIAHYIKSVKEFADEGHLG; this is encoded by the coding sequence ATGGAGTTATCGAAAGAGCGTCTCGAACGCCTGCGGGAACTGCTTGCCCCCGCCCATCAGCAGATCGTGATCGTGTCGCACACCAATCCCGACGGCGACGCCGTGGGATCGTCGCTGGCATGGGCCGAGGCGCTGCGGTCGATGGGACATGAGGTGACGTGCGTCGTTCCGAACAAATACCCCTATTTTCTCGACTGGATGCAGGGCATCGAGGAGGTCGTGGTCTTCAAGAACGACACCGAAGGTCGCGCCGCCCGCGCCATCGCCGATGCGGACATCCTCTTCTGTCTCGATTTCAACGCCGTTTCTCGGCTCGAAATCCTCAGCGAGACCATCGGTGCCAATACGACGGCCCGCCGCGTGCTGATCGACCACCACCTTTCGCCCGACGAGGGTTTCGACCTTTCGTTCTCGCATCCCGATTCGTCGAGCACCTGCTTTCTGGTCTACTCCATCGTCGAAGCGCTGTTCGGCGCGCAGGCCGTTACGCGCCGCATGGCCGAAGCGCTCTATGTGGGCATCATGACCGACACGGGCAATTTCGCCTATTCGTTCCTCACGCCTGAGCTGTTCCGCGCCGTGGCCGTGCTGGTCGGGACGGGCATCAGCATTCCCGACATTCACAACAACGTCTACAACGCCTATACCGAGGGCCGCGCCCGGCTGTTCGGCTATGCCATCAACCGCAAGATGGAGATTATTCAGGACGGCACGGTGGCCTACATGTCGCTGCTGGAGAACGAGATGCGCCGCTTCCAGTTCCAGCAGGGGGACAGCGAGGGCTTCGTGAACTACGCCCTGACGGTCAAGAAGATGAAGATGTCGGCCATGTTTCTGGCCCACCGCAAGTTCATCCGCGTCAGCTTGCGTTCGCGCGGAGATGTCGACGTCAATCTCTTCGCCCGCAAGTACTTCAATGGCGGCGGCCATAAGAACGCCGCCGGAGGTAAATCGTTCGTTTCGATGCAGGAGACTATCGCACACTATATCAAGTCGGTAAAGGAATTCGCCGACGAGGGCCATCTCGGCTGA
- a CDS encoding DUF4886 domain-containing protein, with protein sequence MTKNLFRILLFLLLPLAGQAKDADSLRVLWVGNSYTYYNDMPAIVQQIAATQKVKVSCTRFLKGGERFSGHLTNQKLLKALAAGGWDYVVLQEQSSAPAMPTRQVAREVYPQARTLDSLVHAGSPDARVIFYMTWGHKNGNRFPIPEYPPINRYETMQERLITSYLEMAYDNDAWCAPVGMAWRRVRAERPDCVLYAQDCFHPALPGSYLAANVIFTTIYGKPYQTDCTMGLPPEQAEYLQRVAQQTVLENRTLLNLE encoded by the coding sequence ATGACAAAAAACCTCTTCCGTATTCTGTTGTTCCTGCTGCTGCCCCTCGCCGGGCAGGCCAAAGACGCCGATTCGCTGCGCGTACTCTGGGTCGGCAACAGCTATACCTATTACAACGACATGCCGGCCATCGTGCAGCAGATCGCCGCGACGCAGAAGGTGAAGGTCTCCTGCACGCGCTTCCTCAAAGGCGGCGAACGCTTCTCCGGTCACCTGACGAATCAGAAACTGCTGAAGGCGCTGGCCGCCGGCGGCTGGGACTACGTCGTCCTGCAGGAGCAAAGCTCCGCGCCCGCCATGCCGACGCGGCAGGTCGCCCGCGAGGTCTATCCGCAGGCCCGCACGCTCGACAGTCTCGTGCATGCGGGTTCACCCGACGCCCGTGTGATCTTCTACATGACGTGGGGCCACAAGAACGGCAACCGCTTTCCGATTCCGGAATATCCGCCCATCAACCGCTACGAGACCATGCAGGAGCGGCTGATTACGAGCTACCTCGAAATGGCCTATGACAACGACGCGTGGTGCGCCCCTGTGGGCATGGCGTGGCGCCGCGTGCGGGCCGAACGTCCCGACTGCGTGCTCTATGCGCAGGATTGTTTCCACCCCGCGCTGCCGGGCAGCTACCTCGCGGCCAACGTGATCTTCACGACCATCTACGGCAAACCCTACCAGACCGACTGCACGATGGGTCTTCCGCCCGAACAGGCCGAATACCTCCAGCGCGTAGCCCAGCAAACGGTCCTCGAAAACCGGACGCTGCTCAATCTCGAATAA